A stretch of the Terriglobia bacterium genome encodes the following:
- a CDS encoding acyl-CoA dehydrogenase family protein, whose protein sequence is MSTQAVPQQITEFPYFTEEHDLIRQTVSRFCKEDIAPHAADWDEEGIFPRELFKKAGDLGLFGIRIDPKWGGSGQDWWATTAYVESLSHSDSGSINMAFLVQSDMTIPVIQDLGTAEQKDEFLPPAVRGDWIGALGISEPGGGSDVAAIKTRGRIEGDELVISGQKLWITNGTRADYIVLAVRTGGEGHKGISLVLFRTNTKGFSVGKKLKKIGNLASDTAELFFDECRVPVRNILGKKDHGFYYIMENFQGERLVASLGALAAMDKGLRWAIDYGHERSVFGSPVGKFQVWRHRFAEHLTAIEAGRWLTYHAVDMVNRGKRAVREITMAKLYTTELSQKVAYDCMQIFGGFAYTTEYPVGRMWRDLRLNTIGAGTSEIMKEIIAKEEKL, encoded by the coding sequence ATGAGCACGCAAGCAGTTCCGCAGCAAATCACTGAGTTCCCGTACTTCACCGAGGAGCACGATCTGATCCGTCAAACGGTGAGCCGCTTCTGCAAGGAAGACATCGCGCCTCACGCGGCCGACTGGGACGAAGAAGGCATCTTTCCGCGAGAGTTGTTCAAGAAGGCAGGTGATCTGGGCCTGTTCGGCATCCGCATTGATCCCAAGTGGGGCGGCAGCGGGCAGGATTGGTGGGCCACCACGGCTTACGTTGAGTCGCTCAGCCATTCCGACAGCGGCAGCATCAACATGGCATTCCTGGTCCAGTCGGACATGACGATTCCGGTGATCCAGGACCTCGGCACCGCGGAACAAAAGGACGAATTCCTGCCGCCAGCGGTGCGCGGCGATTGGATTGGCGCGCTGGGAATCAGCGAGCCGGGCGGAGGCTCGGACGTAGCGGCGATCAAGACCAGGGGCCGCATTGAAGGTGATGAGCTGGTGATCTCCGGGCAGAAGCTGTGGATCACGAACGGCACACGCGCTGACTACATTGTCCTGGCGGTGCGCACCGGCGGTGAAGGACACAAAGGCATCTCGCTGGTGCTGTTTCGCACAAATACCAAAGGCTTCTCCGTGGGAAAAAAGCTGAAGAAGATCGGCAACCTCGCTTCCGATACAGCCGAGCTCTTCTTTGATGAGTGCCGCGTTCCCGTGCGTAACATTCTGGGCAAGAAAGACCACGGTTTCTACTACATCATGGAGAACTTCCAGGGTGAGCGGCTGGTGGCTTCGCTGGGCGCTCTGGCGGCCATGGACAAAGGTCTCCGGTGGGCGATCGATTACGGCCATGAACGCAGCGTATTCGGCTCGCCCGTGGGAAAGTTTCAGGTGTGGCGGCACCGTTTTGCCGAGCACCTTACGGCCATCGAGGCCGGGCGCTGGCTCACTTATCACGCTGTGGACATGGTGAACCGCGGCAAGCGGGCGGTGCGCGAAATCACCATGGCCAAGCTCTACACCACAGAGCTGTCACAAAAGGTGGCCTATGACTGCATGCAGATCTTCGGCGGCTTCGCTTACACCACGGAGTATCCCGTCGGACGCATGTGGCGAGACCTGCGATTGAACACCATTGGCGCAGGGACTTCCGAGATCATGAAAGAGATCATCGCCAAGGAAGAGAAGCTGTGA
- a CDS encoding alpha/beta hydrolase yields the protein MSFIENQGARIYWDEQGKGEPVLLIMGLGYPSPMWHRTRPVLAAHYRTLALDNRGSGRSDVPPGPYPIALMASDAAAVLDAAAVESAHVFGLSMGGMIAQEFALQYPKRVRSLILGCTASGGPTAVRAEAEVTKILMARDITPEQAALAIRPYTYDPATPLEKMDEDLAIRRQWLPRPEGFQAQLQGILAWEAYSRLEQIKAPTLVIHGESDRLVPPGNGKLIAERIPGAKLVMLAHASHILTTDQPEAAHRAILEFLAVHAVPVLGSQVTASQ from the coding sequence GTGTCATTTATTGAAAATCAGGGAGCCCGAATCTACTGGGACGAACAAGGGAAGGGCGAGCCGGTGCTGCTGATCATGGGGCTCGGCTATCCCTCGCCCATGTGGCACCGCACGCGCCCTGTGCTGGCGGCGCACTACCGGACCCTGGCGCTTGATAACCGCGGCAGCGGACGCAGCGACGTGCCCCCGGGTCCTTATCCAATTGCTTTGATGGCGTCTGACGCCGCGGCGGTGCTGGACGCGGCAGCCGTGGAGAGCGCGCACGTCTTTGGTCTCTCCATGGGCGGCATGATCGCGCAGGAGTTCGCTCTGCAATATCCCAAGCGGGTGCGCTCGCTGATCCTGGGCTGTACGGCCTCCGGCGGGCCCACTGCCGTGCGGGCGGAAGCGGAGGTCACGAAAATCCTGATGGCCCGCGATATCACTCCGGAGCAGGCCGCGCTGGCGATTCGCCCGTACACTTACGATCCAGCCACTCCTCTTGAAAAGATGGATGAAGACTTGGCGATTCGCCGGCAATGGCTTCCCCGGCCGGAAGGCTTTCAGGCGCAGTTGCAAGGAATCCTGGCCTGGGAAGCGTACAGCCGGCTGGAACAGATCAAGGCGCCCACGTTGGTGATTCATGGTGAATCTGACCGTTTGGTGCCGCCGGGAAACGGCAAATTGATCGCCGAGCGCATTCCCGGAGCGAAACTGGTCATGCTTGCTCACGCCAGCCATATTCTTACGACAGATCAGCCCGAAGCAGCGCACCGGGCGATTTTGGAGTTTCTGGCGGTCCATGCCGTTCCGGTGTTGGGCTCGCAAGTAACGGCGTCACAGTAG
- a CDS encoding acyl-CoA carboxylase subunit beta gives MQAAIERLRTELKRSTEGGGEKYVKRHVERGKLLPRDRVEMLLDEGSYFLEIAPLAGYGIENEFPGAGVVGGVGLVCGRECLITANEATAKGGATGEAGLWKNGRLADIARINHLPSILLVESAGADLPVQSKVFVAGGRGFREITRRSRQRIPTISVVFGSSTAGGAYLPGMSDYVVMVKKQAQVFLAGPPLVKMATGEISDEESLGGAEMHSRVSGLSDYLAEDELDAVRIAREIVSHLNTPKPEIPNLRPVREPVYDLDELLGIASMDVRVPFEIREVIARIVDGSDFAEFKPEYGPTLVTGFAHIHGFPIGILGNNGVLMSESSGKGAQFIHLCNQQNIPLLFLQNITGFMVGRSYEEDGIIRNGAKLINAVSNSTVPAITIMVGGSYGAGNYAMCGRAYDPRFLFTWPNHRIAVMGEKQLSGVMDIIRRDAAAKTGQSIDEEKLAFGRKMLEDQISRESDCYFATARLWDDGIIDPRDTRTVIAIALSASYNAPAEGTMEWGVFRH, from the coding sequence ATGCAAGCGGCCATCGAGCGCCTGCGCACCGAGTTGAAGCGCTCCACGGAAGGCGGCGGCGAAAAGTACGTGAAGCGCCACGTCGAGCGCGGCAAGCTGCTGCCGCGTGACCGCGTTGAGATGTTGCTGGACGAAGGGTCGTATTTCCTGGAGATCGCCCCTTTGGCCGGCTACGGAATAGAGAACGAGTTTCCCGGCGCCGGCGTGGTTGGCGGAGTAGGGCTGGTTTGCGGGCGCGAATGCCTCATCACCGCCAACGAGGCGACAGCAAAAGGCGGCGCCACCGGCGAAGCCGGCCTGTGGAAGAACGGCCGTCTGGCCGATATCGCCCGCATCAATCATCTGCCCAGCATTCTTTTGGTGGAATCCGCCGGAGCGGACCTGCCGGTGCAAAGCAAAGTATTTGTCGCCGGTGGCCGCGGCTTCCGTGAGATCACACGCCGTTCAAGGCAACGTATCCCGACCATTTCTGTCGTCTTCGGCAGTTCTACGGCGGGCGGCGCATACCTGCCCGGCATGTCCGATTACGTGGTGATGGTCAAGAAACAGGCACAGGTGTTCCTGGCTGGGCCGCCCTTGGTGAAGATGGCGACCGGAGAAATTTCCGACGAAGAATCCCTGGGCGGAGCAGAGATGCATTCGCGCGTCTCCGGTCTTTCCGACTACCTGGCAGAAGATGAGCTTGATGCGGTGCGAATCGCCCGCGAGATTGTCAGCCACTTGAACACTCCCAAGCCGGAAATTCCTAACCTGCGTCCGGTGCGCGAACCGGTGTATGACCTAGACGAACTCTTGGGTATCGCTTCCATGGATGTGCGCGTGCCATTCGAGATTCGTGAGGTGATTGCCCGCATTGTTGACGGCAGCGACTTCGCCGAGTTCAAGCCGGAGTATGGTCCCACGCTGGTGACCGGCTTCGCCCACATTCACGGCTTCCCCATCGGCATTCTCGGCAACAATGGCGTGCTGATGTCGGAGTCGTCGGGCAAAGGCGCGCAATTCATCCATTTGTGCAACCAGCAGAACATTCCGCTCCTGTTCCTGCAGAACATCACTGGGTTCATGGTGGGCCGCTCGTACGAGGAGGACGGAATCATCCGCAATGGGGCCAAGCTGATCAACGCGGTGTCCAACTCCACCGTGCCCGCCATCACTATCATGGTTGGCGGGTCCTACGGCGCCGGCAATTACGCCATGTGCGGCCGGGCCTACGATCCACGGTTCCTGTTCACGTGGCCCAATCACCGCATCGCTGTCATGGGCGAAAAACAGCTCTCCGGTGTGATGGACATTATCAGGCGCGATGCGGCAGCCAAGACCGGGCAATCCATTGACGAAGAGAAGCTGGCCTTCGGCCGGAAGATGCTGGAAGACCAGATCAGCCGCGAGTCAGACTGTTACTTCGCTACAGCACGGCTGTGGGATGACGGCATCATCGACCCGCGAGACACACGTACCGTGATTGCGATTGCCTTGTCTGCGTCCTACAATGCGCCGGCGGAAGGGACCATGGAGTGGGGAGTTTTTAGGCATTGA
- a CDS encoding PKD domain-containing protein, translating to MAQPQSGGGAGRGGTPYSTQARTLASARVQTVCVPDFRGMTLDQAKAAIDKTKGLHLESATPPNGLTVTAQNPVPFRYVPVGTGVTLQLTPADRASHWRVVPDITRMDVSLLPAFLERAGLAYGGSKKIETKQYSAGTIIQSPLAGTRVEEYTPVFRFEATVPPLPQPQENHLELDASPHVVVVNEQVDFEAVLATAVPGAQYQFQFGDGRQTGRQDDNKAQHQYDHDGTFKVKATAVLPSGEELIAEKEVRVHTTTWTVDLELNPRRADTKTPISFQANLLPPLPLPERPQYLFYFDNNKQPVTSNNPIVQRRFADAGTHFAHVVVTDADGHSFESDVKAAIIDKPPPPVWLWVLSAVAAGAISWLGGLKIAQKITTGRLQYALVADTPGQQSVEQPSGSAVEAGFEFQVVHPPLDPNAQCAGPIIKRVERLL from the coding sequence ATGGCCCAACCTCAAAGTGGCGGTGGGGCGGGACGAGGAGGCACGCCCTACTCGACGCAGGCGCGCACACTGGCGAGTGCCCGAGTGCAAACCGTGTGTGTTCCGGACTTTCGCGGAATGACTCTGGATCAAGCCAAGGCCGCAATTGACAAGACCAAAGGCCTGCACCTTGAGAGTGCGACTCCGCCAAATGGCTTGACGGTAACGGCCCAGAACCCTGTGCCGTTTCGCTATGTCCCGGTCGGGACGGGTGTCACATTGCAATTGACGCCTGCGGATAGGGCTTCGCACTGGCGAGTGGTGCCGGACATTACGCGCATGGACGTATCGTTGTTACCGGCCTTCCTGGAGCGTGCCGGCTTGGCGTACGGAGGGTCGAAAAAGATTGAGACGAAACAATACTCTGCTGGAACAATCATCCAGTCTCCGCTTGCGGGAACTCGCGTAGAAGAGTACACCCCGGTTTTCCGTTTCGAAGCTACGGTGCCGCCCCTACCGCAACCACAGGAAAATCATCTGGAGTTGGACGCTTCCCCTCACGTGGTGGTCGTCAATGAGCAAGTGGATTTTGAGGCTGTGCTGGCAACAGCCGTTCCGGGCGCGCAATACCAGTTCCAGTTTGGAGATGGCCGGCAAACCGGCCGGCAAGATGACAACAAGGCGCAGCACCAGTACGATCACGACGGTACGTTTAAGGTTAAGGCGACAGCTGTGCTGCCAAGCGGCGAAGAGCTTATCGCAGAGAAGGAGGTCCGCGTCCACACCACCACATGGACCGTGGATTTGGAGCTCAACCCGCGCCGTGCGGACACAAAAACGCCGATTTCTTTCCAAGCGAACCTTCTGCCGCCCCTCCCCCTGCCAGAGCGGCCGCAGTACTTGTTCTATTTTGACAATAACAAGCAGCCCGTGACCTCGAATAACCCTATCGTGCAGCGGCGTTTTGCCGACGCCGGCACGCATTTCGCGCACGTCGTCGTCACGGACGCCGATGGACACAGTTTTGAGAGTGACGTAAAGGCAGCCATCATTGATAAGCCGCCGCCACCGGTCTGGCTGTGGGTGTTGAGTGCTGTTGCCGCCGGCGCAATTTCCTGGCTAGGCGGATTGAAGATCGCGCAGAAGATCACCACCGGGCGTCTGCAATATGCCTTGGTCGCCGACACCCCGGGGCAACAGTCCGTCGAACAGCCCTCTGGGAGCGCGGTGGAGGCCGGGTTTGAGTTTCAAGTGGTGCATCCGCCGCTCGACCCCAACGCGCAATGTGCCGGACCGATCATCAAGCGAGTAGAGAGACTGCTATGA
- a CDS encoding ATP-binding cassette domain-containing protein has translation MISVSNVSMRYGAKVLFEEVSTAFTPGKRYGLTGPNGAGKTTFMNLLSGELEPQKGNVVRPRKLSVLSQDQFAFDAYRVIDTVIMGNKRLWTALEERNHIYEKPAMSNEDGMRLGELEGIVGEEDGYSAETDAAILLQGLDIPDSVHERKMGELPGGQKMRVLLAQALFGHPQALLLDEPTNHLDLDSIHWLQDFLNRYDGVLITISHDRHFLNSICTHIADIDYETIITYTGGYDDMVMAKTQVRSQIEGQNAQREKKIAQLNEFIARFAAGTRSSQVQSRRKEVERLQLTELAKSNIARPYLKFDMKRPSGKHILEVEKVSKSYGEAEVGVIQGFTASVLRGEKIALMGRNGAGKTTLLNALLANSPTTPEAELRKTSGYAGAFIDAGKVVWGHEASIGYFPQDHRSLIDKGSTVLEWLFQWDPSVSNEEIRGLLGQMLFGRDEANKKTDVLSGGEAARIIFCKLMLQKPNVLVLDEPTNHLDLESINALNIALQRYQGTVLLVTHDHDLIDEVATRIWHFDDHKIEDFKGTYEEYQAAVQV, from the coding sequence ATGATTTCAGTCAGTAACGTGTCCATGCGCTACGGCGCCAAAGTCTTGTTTGAAGAGGTCTCCACGGCATTCACGCCGGGGAAGCGCTACGGCCTCACCGGCCCCAACGGCGCCGGCAAGACCACCTTCATGAACCTGCTCTCCGGTGAGCTTGAGCCGCAGAAGGGCAACGTGGTGCGTCCGCGGAAGCTCAGCGTGCTCAGCCAGGACCAGTTTGCCTTTGACGCGTATCGCGTGATTGACACCGTCATCATGGGCAACAAGCGCCTGTGGACCGCGCTGGAAGAGCGCAACCACATTTACGAAAAACCCGCGATGAGCAATGAAGACGGCATGCGCTTGGGGGAACTGGAAGGCATCGTCGGCGAAGAAGACGGTTATTCCGCCGAAACTGATGCGGCCATTCTGCTGCAGGGGCTCGACATCCCGGATAGCGTGCATGAGCGCAAGATGGGCGAGCTGCCCGGCGGACAAAAGATGCGCGTTCTGTTGGCGCAGGCGCTCTTCGGCCATCCCCAGGCCCTGCTGCTGGACGAGCCCACGAACCATCTTGATCTCGATTCCATCCACTGGCTCCAGGATTTTCTCAACCGCTATGACGGCGTGCTGATCACCATCTCGCACGACCGACATTTTCTGAACAGCATCTGCACCCACATCGCCGACATTGATTACGAAACCATCATCACTTACACCGGCGGCTATGACGACATGGTGATGGCCAAGACCCAGGTGCGTTCGCAGATTGAAGGGCAGAACGCGCAACGCGAAAAGAAGATCGCGCAGCTCAATGAGTTCATCGCGCGCTTCGCCGCCGGCACCCGCTCCAGCCAGGTACAGTCGCGGCGCAAGGAAGTCGAGCGGCTGCAGCTCACCGAGCTGGCCAAGTCCAATATCGCGCGTCCGTATCTCAAATTCGACATGAAGCGGCCCTCGGGCAAACACATTCTCGAGGTGGAAAAAGTCAGCAAGTCGTACGGAGAGGCTGAAGTCGGCGTCATTCAGGGCTTCACCGCCAGCGTGCTGCGCGGAGAAAAAATCGCGCTCATGGGACGCAACGGCGCCGGCAAAACCACCCTGCTCAACGCGCTCTTGGCCAACTCACCCACCACGCCGGAAGCCGAACTGCGCAAGACCAGCGGCTACGCGGGAGCTTTCATTGACGCCGGCAAAGTAGTTTGGGGACACGAAGCCTCCATCGGCTACTTTCCCCAGGACCATCGCAGCTTGATTGACAAAGGCAGCACCGTGCTGGAGTGGCTTTTCCAGTGGGACCCGTCAGTATCCAACGAAGAGATCCGCGGCCTGCTGGGCCAAATGCTCTTCGGCCGCGACGAAGCCAACAAGAAGACTGACGTGCTCTCCGGCGGCGAGGCCGCCCGCATCATCTTCTGCAAACTCATGCTGCAGAAGCCCAACGTGCTGGTGCTGGACGAGCCCACCAACCATCTGGACCTGGAGTCCATCAACGCGCTCAACATCGCGCTGCAGCGCTACCAGGGGACGGTATTACTGGTTACGCATGACCACGATCTTATTGACGAGGTCGCCACCCGCATCTGGCATTTCGACGATCACAAGATCGAGGACTTCAAGGGTACTTACGAGGAGTATCAGGCTGCCGTGCAGGTGTAG
- a CDS encoding enoyl-CoA hydratase/isomerase family protein translates to MSDLVQLTKDKDVAIITINNPPVNALSPGVPEGIAEAIEQIHNDGSVKAAVLIGGGRTFVAGADINEFGKITSGRTQGAVSIFPQMLRRIEDCSKPVVMAIHGTAFGGGLELAMAGHYRVAAPGAQVGQPEVKLGIIPGAHGTQRLPRLAGVAKAVEMCADGNPVKAPEALKLGIVDRLIEGDLLAGAVAFAREVAGKSAPKTRERNDKLGTPEQNAPIFAAARDAARKKQRGLMVPLAAIDAVEAATRLPFDQGCEAERKLFTECLFSDQSKAMIHVFFGEREVAKIPDVPKETPLIPVNSVAIIGAGTMGGGIAMTFANAGIPVLLKETDQAALDRGLATICKNYDGSVKRGRFTQQFVDERLKLIKPTLTYDGFADADMIVEAVFEGMALKKQVFGELDRICKRGAILASNTSTLSIDEIAQSTSRPEAVIGTHFFSPANVMRLLEIVRGKASGKEVIATCMQLAKKLGKVGVLVGNCRGFVGNRMFGPYRREAQFLVEEGASVQDVDNALYDYGMAMGPLAVGDLAGLDVGWRIRKEYRHLEKPGVRQPIAEDRLCEMGRYGQKTGAGWYKYDENRRAVPDPEVAGLVRLWAAEAGIPQRQISAEEIVDRCLYALVNEGAHILEEGYALRAVDIDIIYLNGYGFPAHRGGPMWYADTVGLKKVYDRICEFERQHGELWQPAPLLKQLAQSAKSFKDFNV, encoded by the coding sequence ATGAGTGACCTGGTTCAACTGACAAAAGACAAAGACGTCGCCATCATCACCATCAATAATCCGCCGGTCAACGCGTTGAGCCCGGGCGTGCCGGAGGGAATCGCCGAGGCGATCGAGCAGATTCATAACGACGGCAGCGTCAAAGCGGCTGTGCTCATCGGCGGCGGGCGTACGTTTGTCGCCGGAGCGGACATCAATGAATTCGGCAAGATCACGTCGGGCAGAACGCAGGGCGCGGTGAGCATCTTTCCGCAAATGCTGCGGCGGATTGAAGATTGCAGCAAGCCGGTGGTGATGGCCATTCACGGCACAGCGTTTGGCGGAGGACTGGAGCTGGCCATGGCCGGTCATTACCGCGTCGCTGCGCCCGGCGCCCAGGTCGGGCAGCCGGAAGTGAAGCTCGGCATTATTCCCGGCGCTCATGGCACCCAGCGCCTGCCCCGGCTCGCTGGGGTCGCCAAGGCGGTGGAGATGTGCGCCGACGGCAACCCGGTCAAAGCGCCGGAAGCTCTGAAACTCGGCATCGTTGATCGGCTTATTGAAGGTGACCTGCTGGCGGGAGCGGTGGCGTTCGCTCGCGAAGTCGCCGGAAAGTCTGCGCCCAAGACACGCGAGCGCAATGACAAACTGGGGACGCCCGAACAGAATGCCCCAATTTTCGCGGCCGCGCGCGATGCCGCCCGCAAGAAGCAGCGCGGGCTCATGGTCCCGCTGGCCGCGATTGATGCGGTGGAAGCCGCCACCAGGCTGCCTTTCGATCAAGGCTGCGAGGCGGAGCGCAAGCTTTTTACCGAATGCCTGTTCTCCGATCAGTCCAAGGCCATGATCCACGTCTTTTTCGGCGAGCGTGAGGTCGCCAAGATACCCGACGTCCCCAAAGAAACGCCGCTGATCCCGGTGAACTCGGTGGCGATTATCGGCGCCGGCACCATGGGAGGAGGCATTGCCATGACTTTTGCCAATGCCGGGATTCCAGTTCTGCTCAAGGAGACAGATCAGGCCGCGCTGGACCGCGGGCTGGCCACAATTTGCAAAAACTATGACGGCTCGGTGAAGCGCGGCCGCTTCACCCAGCAGTTCGTGGATGAAAGATTGAAGCTGATCAAGCCCACGCTTACTTACGACGGCTTCGCTGATGCTGACATGATAGTGGAAGCGGTCTTCGAAGGCATGGCGCTCAAGAAACAGGTTTTCGGCGAACTGGACCGCATCTGCAAGCGCGGCGCGATTCTGGCCAGCAACACTTCTACCCTCAGCATTGATGAGATCGCGCAGTCCACCTCGCGGCCGGAAGCAGTGATCGGTACCCATTTCTTCAGCCCGGCGAACGTGATGCGGCTTCTGGAGATCGTGCGGGGAAAAGCCAGCGGCAAGGAAGTCATCGCCACCTGCATGCAACTTGCCAAGAAGCTGGGCAAGGTAGGCGTGCTGGTGGGCAATTGCCGGGGCTTTGTCGGCAACCGCATGTTCGGGCCGTACCGGCGCGAAGCCCAGTTCCTGGTGGAAGAAGGCGCCAGTGTGCAGGATGTGGACAATGCGCTCTATGACTACGGCATGGCCATGGGGCCGCTCGCTGTGGGTGATCTTGCCGGTTTGGACGTGGGCTGGCGGATACGCAAAGAGTATCGCCACCTGGAGAAGCCCGGTGTGCGCCAGCCTATTGCAGAAGACCGTCTGTGTGAGATGGGCCGCTACGGCCAGAAGACCGGCGCGGGCTGGTACAAGTATGACGAGAACCGGCGCGCTGTTCCCGATCCGGAAGTTGCCGGACTGGTTCGTCTGTGGGCGGCAGAGGCCGGCATTCCCCAGCGCCAGATTTCAGCCGAAGAAATTGTGGATCGCTGCCTCTACGCGCTGGTGAACGAGGGCGCTCACATACTCGAGGAAGGTTACGCGCTGCGCGCGGTGGACATCGACATCATTTACCTGAACGGCTACGGTTTTCCCGCTCATCGCGGCGGCCCCATGTGGTACGCCGATACGGTCGGCCTGAAGAAAGTCTATGACCGCATCTGCGAATTCGAGCGGCAGCACGGGGAGCTGTGGCAACCTGCGCCATTGCTCAAGCAGTTGGCGCAGTCGGCCAAAAGTTTCAAAGACTTCAATGTCTAG
- a CDS encoding ATP-grasp domain-containing protein — protein MLSSSSIRRVLIANRGEIAVRIIRTCREMGIETVAVYSEFDRNALHVRLADQAVPIGGSAPRDSYLNIGAILTAARQTGADAVHPGYGFLAENAEFAAACEAAGIIFIGPRSGVIRSMGSKDEGRRLAEQAGVPVAPSATEKDFQKLGFPLLIKASTGGGGRGMRVVRTAGEFQQAYSSARSEAERAFGDGALLIEKYIEGARHVEVQIVGDHHGNLIHLFERDCSAQRRHQKIIEESPSPALTPEIRQSMAKAALALARKMDYTNAGTVEFLLAPSGEFYFIEVNTRIQVEHPVTEMTTGSDLIRLQIEIAQGKSLPAEVLQPNGHAIEARLYAEDPENGFLPSTGTLHVWEPPAGVEGLRVDSGVEEGTEIGVYYDPLLAKVIVHAAERESAINKLVYALKHFAAQGVRTNREFLVNLLDSSPFRAGEIHTGSDVVAYAQGDLREARLAQDEIFASVLRAYIERTEHAQRQILPSIPLRFRNNPYPGPAMKLEIDGREHQIRGAEGRVEVLHVHDSEAVALIAGLRHQFHIRRHGDEYYMRSGLGQRTVKRLPRYPHSAGAGRHQSANSPMPGQVLRILVAQGQRVKPGEPLIVVEAMKMEQNIIATIEGVIAAILVKPGEIVAPGQMLVEIQSVEDAQ, from the coding sequence ATGCTTTCATCTTCTTCTATAAGACGCGTCCTTATCGCCAATCGCGGCGAAATCGCGGTGCGGATCATCCGTACCTGTCGCGAGATGGGCATTGAGACCGTGGCTGTGTATTCGGAATTCGATCGCAACGCCCTGCATGTCCGCCTTGCGGACCAGGCTGTGCCGATCGGCGGTTCTGCCCCGCGCGACTCCTACCTTAATATAGGCGCCATTCTCACCGCCGCACGCCAAACCGGCGCCGACGCCGTCCATCCCGGCTACGGCTTCCTGGCAGAGAACGCCGAATTCGCGGCGGCCTGCGAAGCAGCGGGCATAATCTTTATTGGGCCGCGTTCCGGTGTGATTCGCTCCATGGGATCGAAAGATGAGGGCCGCCGGCTCGCGGAACAAGCGGGAGTTCCGGTGGCGCCGTCGGCGACAGAAAAGGACTTCCAGAAGCTTGGGTTTCCACTGCTGATCAAGGCTTCGACGGGCGGCGGCGGGCGCGGTATGCGAGTGGTTCGTACGGCCGGCGAGTTTCAGCAGGCTTACAGCTCGGCCCGCAGCGAGGCGGAACGCGCCTTCGGCGACGGCGCCCTGCTGATCGAAAAATACATTGAGGGCGCGCGCCACGTCGAAGTCCAGATTGTGGGCGATCATCACGGCAACCTGATTCATCTCTTCGAACGCGATTGCTCCGCGCAACGGCGCCACCAGAAGATCATTGAAGAGAGCCCTTCGCCGGCGCTGACGCCCGAAATCCGCCAAAGCATGGCGAAAGCAGCGCTTGCCCTGGCACGCAAGATGGACTACACCAACGCAGGAACTGTGGAGTTCCTGCTCGCTCCGTCGGGCGAGTTCTACTTCATTGAGGTTAACACGCGCATTCAGGTGGAGCATCCAGTCACGGAGATGACCACCGGGTCGGATCTGATCCGTCTGCAGATCGAGATTGCGCAGGGCAAGTCGTTGCCCGCGGAAGTGCTGCAACCCAATGGACACGCGATTGAAGCCCGGCTCTATGCCGAGGACCCGGAGAACGGATTTCTGCCCTCGACGGGAACACTGCACGTCTGGGAGCCGCCGGCGGGAGTAGAAGGCCTTCGCGTTGATTCGGGCGTGGAGGAAGGGACCGAAATCGGCGTTTACTATGATCCGCTGCTTGCCAAAGTGATTGTTCACGCAGCCGAACGGGAAAGCGCGATCAACAAACTGGTCTATGCGCTGAAGCATTTCGCGGCGCAAGGAGTGCGCACGAACCGCGAATTCCTTGTGAACCTGCTGGACAGCAGCCCGTTTCGCGCCGGGGAAATTCATACAGGCTCTGATGTTGTCGCTTATGCTCAAGGCGATCTGCGCGAGGCGCGCTTGGCGCAGGATGAAATCTTCGCTTCGGTGCTGCGCGCATACATTGAACGCACCGAGCATGCACAAAGGCAGATACTGCCCTCGATTCCACTCCGGTTTCGTAACAATCCTTATCCCGGTCCGGCCATGAAGCTGGAAATTGACGGCCGCGAACACCAGATACGCGGCGCTGAGGGACGTGTTGAAGTCCTGCATGTGCACGACAGCGAAGCGGTTGCCCTGATTGCAGGCCTTCGTCATCAATTCCACATCCGCCGTCACGGCGACGAGTACTACATGCGCTCTGGTCTGGGACAGCGCACGGTCAAGCGCCTGCCTCGTTATCCGCACAGCGCCGGTGCAGGCCGGCACCAGTCGGCGAACTCTCCTATGCCGGGTCAGGTCTTGAGAATCCTGGTTGCGCAGGGCCAGAGGGTCAAACCGGGCGAGCCTCTAATTGTGGTTGAAGCCATGAAAATGGAGCAAAATATCATTGCCACAATTGAGGGCGTCATCGCGGCCATCCTGGTCAAGCCGGGTGAGATCGTAGCGCCCGGACAGATGCTCGTAGAAATTCAATCCGTGGAGGATGCCCAATGA